The following are encoded in a window of Ignavibacteriales bacterium genomic DNA:
- the lat gene encoding L-lysine 6-transaminase: protein MDTSINIMETEKINSKITAQNVHDVLRKKMLVDGFNFVLDLERSHGLTIVDKKTGDEYLDFFSFFASSPVGLNHQKINTPEFREKLADAAMNKTSNSDIYTVEMAKFVDTFSRIAVPDYFKHLFFVDGGTLAVENGLKVAFDWKVKKNFIRGYKEERGTQVIHFREAFHGRSGYTMSLTNTDPAKIALYPKFNWPRITNPKITFPLSENINQIINLENQAIDEIHTAIKYNRDDIAIIIIEPIQGEGGDNFFRKEFFMKLRQIADENEILLMFDEVQTGLGMTGKLWAFEHFVEPDIISFGKKVQVCGIMVNDRIDDISENVFKKSSRINSTWGGNLTDMVRSEKNLQIIEEENLVENARIIGNYLLDSLIDLQNEFPEYVSQARGLGLMCSFNLPSKEIRNKFLAELYENKMIMLGCGAHSVRFRPSLIVTKENIDDGILRIKNVLHNLHKS, encoded by the coding sequence ATGGATACATCAATCAATATAATGGAAACAGAAAAAATAAATTCTAAAATTACAGCACAAAATGTGCATGATGTTCTTCGGAAGAAAATGCTCGTTGACGGTTTTAATTTTGTACTCGATCTTGAAAGAAGTCACGGATTAACAATAGTTGATAAAAAAACCGGAGATGAATATTTAGATTTCTTTTCTTTCTTTGCATCGTCACCTGTAGGATTAAATCACCAGAAGATAAACACGCCTGAATTCCGCGAAAAACTTGCTGATGCTGCTATGAATAAAACATCTAATTCAGATATTTATACAGTAGAAATGGCAAAGTTTGTTGATACATTTTCACGAATAGCCGTACCGGATTACTTCAAACATTTATTCTTTGTAGATGGTGGCACCTTAGCAGTTGAAAACGGCTTAAAGGTTGCTTTTGATTGGAAAGTAAAAAAGAATTTTATCCGCGGATATAAAGAGGAACGCGGGACACAAGTTATCCATTTCCGTGAAGCGTTCCATGGTCGTTCCGGATACACAATGTCGTTGACAAATACTGATCCGGCCAAAATTGCACTATATCCAAAATTTAATTGGCCACGAATTACAAATCCAAAAATTACTTTTCCACTGAGTGAGAACATAAATCAGATTATTAATTTAGAAAATCAAGCAATAGACGAAATACATACAGCAATAAAATATAATCGTGATGATATAGCTATTATTATAATAGAACCGATACAAGGTGAAGGTGGTGATAATTTTTTCAGAAAAGAATTTTTTATGAAGCTTCGCCAGATAGCAGATGAAAATGAAATTCTATTGATGTTTGATGAAGTTCAAACCGGACTTGGAATGACCGGTAAGTTGTGGGCATTTGAACATTTTGTTGAGCCAGATATAATTTCTTTCGGTAAAAAAGTACAAGTCTGCGGTATTATGGTGAATGATCGGATAGACGATATCTCCGAAAACGTATTCAAGAAATCGAGCCGCATTAATTCCACATGGGGCGGAAATTTGACGGATATGGTTCGATCAGAAAAAAATCTCCAAATTATTGAAGAAGAAAATTTGGTCGAGAATGCTCGTATCATAGGGAATTATTTGCTGGATAGTCTTATTGATCTACAAAATGAATTCCCAGAATATGTTTCTCAAGCTCGCGGTTTAGGATTGATGTGCTCGTTTAATTTACCATCTAAAGAAATTAGGAATAAATTTTTAGCTGAACTTTATGAAAATAAGATGATTATGCTCGGCTGTGGAGCTCATTCTGTACGGTTCCGTCCTTCTCTCATCGTAACCAAAGAAAATATTGATGACGGAATCTTAAGAATTAAAAACGTATTGCATAATCTGCATAAATCTTAA
- a CDS encoding oligopeptide transporter, OPT family: MAEQKKHVPFVSSETNMAEFTLRALVIGLVLAVVLGAANAYLGLKAGMTIAATYPAAVIGMAIIKLFKGTILEENFARTVGSIGESIAAGAIFTLPAFFIAGIWNPFFTPGNYVLSAAIMMAGGVLGIMFVALLRRVMVEDIELPFPESVAAAEIHKAGRHGGTGSKFLFGAMGFGAAIQALGQFRLFATSADGLISLSKGNILFRSPDVSPAYMGVGYIIGPRLAALNFSGGVLAWGLLAPLITYFKFGSILPNGEAAWLAAFGHETVVPKIFDWTATIVQVWKSYVRPIAIGGMLVGAAFTLWRMRKNLITGISRSIGDVKKAAAGEHVVDRIEKDISFKWIVIGILLTGVATFFIYNYFAQNILAALVATVVMIVAGFFFAAVSGYLVGIIGSSNNPISGLTLSTLVIAALLMVALGMKGVQGVAAVLGVAAVVCVAAAVAGEMLQDLKAGHILGGTPWKMQVGDLIGVAVAAAVMFIPLIILHEGDIKMGGTGFGGEHLPAPQASLMAILSKGIVSGNMEWILIFTGMLMGVGFIMMNIKSPMLVSVGMYLPLGTTFAIFLGGLIKGVVEKVNAKKQFNDAQKSRVENNGILIAAGLIAGEALIGLLFAGLAFFEIPVFHIFEVPSFYVSLLVFALIAWLLIRIPVKNAGKPDDPAPPQVSM; the protein is encoded by the coding sequence ATGGCGGAACAAAAGAAACATGTTCCATTTGTTTCATCAGAAACAAACATGGCAGAATTTACATTGCGTGCTCTTGTTATTGGACTTGTTCTTGCGGTTGTTCTAGGTGCTGCAAATGCATACTTAGGATTAAAAGCCGGAATGACAATTGCCGCTACTTATCCTGCCGCTGTGATTGGAATGGCAATCATTAAACTTTTCAAAGGAACCATACTTGAGGAAAATTTTGCTCGTACTGTTGGTTCAATAGGGGAATCAATTGCTGCAGGTGCAATTTTTACATTACCTGCTTTTTTTATAGCCGGAATTTGGAATCCGTTCTTTACTCCTGGTAATTATGTCCTGTCTGCAGCAATAATGATGGCAGGCGGTGTACTAGGAATTATGTTTGTTGCATTGTTACGAAGAGTTATGGTTGAGGATATTGAACTTCCTTTTCCAGAATCTGTTGCTGCTGCAGAAATACATAAAGCTGGTCGTCACGGCGGAACCGGTTCAAAATTTTTATTTGGTGCAATGGGTTTTGGTGCCGCTATACAAGCATTAGGTCAATTTAGATTATTTGCTACCAGTGCCGATGGGCTGATCTCACTAAGTAAAGGAAATATATTATTCCGTTCTCCTGATGTAAGTCCTGCCTACATGGGAGTGGGTTATATTATTGGTCCACGTTTAGCCGCCTTGAACTTTAGTGGTGGTGTTCTTGCATGGGGTTTATTAGCTCCGCTTATTACTTATTTCAAATTTGGATCTATTCTACCAAATGGTGAAGCTGCATGGTTAGCAGCTTTTGGTCATGAAACTGTTGTTCCAAAAATTTTTGATTGGACTGCAACTATTGTTCAAGTTTGGAAAAGTTATGTAAGACCAATTGCCATTGGTGGAATGTTAGTTGGTGCTGCATTTACATTATGGAGAATGAGAAAAAATTTAATAACTGGAATTTCACGCTCGATAGGTGATGTTAAAAAGGCTGCCGCAGGAGAGCATGTTGTTGATAGAATAGAAAAAGATATTTCATTTAAATGGATTGTTATTGGAATTCTTTTAACCGGTGTTGCTACATTTTTTATTTATAATTATTTCGCACAAAATATTTTAGCAGCTTTAGTTGCAACCGTAGTAATGATTGTTGCCGGATTTTTCTTTGCGGCTGTATCAGGTTATCTTGTTGGCATTATTGGCTCATCAAATAATCCGATAAGCGGACTTACACTTTCAACATTAGTAATAGCAGCATTGTTAATGGTTGCACTCGGTATGAAAGGAGTACAAGGTGTGGCTGCTGTTCTTGGAGTTGCGGCGGTTGTATGTGTTGCTGCAGCTGTTGCCGGTGAAATGCTTCAAGACCTTAAAGCCGGACATATTCTTGGCGGTACTCCCTGGAAAATGCAAGTTGGTGATCTTATCGGTGTAGCTGTTGCAGCAGCAGTTATGTTCATACCGTTAATTATTTTACATGAAGGTGATATAAAAATGGGCGGAACAGGATTTGGCGGAGAACATCTTCCTGCGCCTCAAGCTAGTTTGATGGCAATTCTTTCTAAAGGAATTGTTTCCGGAAATATGGAATGGATCTTAATATTTACGGGAATGTTAATGGGTGTCGGATTCATTATGATGAACATCAAAAGTCCAATGTTGGTAAGTGTTGGTATGTATCTTCCTTTAGGAACAACATTTGCGATTTTTCTTGGTGGTTTGATAAAAGGAGTTGTTGAAAAAGTAAATGCGAAAAAACAATTTAATGATGCACAAAAATCAAGAGTAGAAAATAACGGAATATTGATAGCAGCCGGACTAATTGCAGGGGAAGCGTTAATAGGTCTTCTGTTTGCCGGGTTGGCATTTTTTGAAATCCCGGTCTTTCATATTTTTGAAGTGCCAAGTTTCTATGTAAGCTTATTAGTATTTGCATTGATCGCATGGCTGCTAATCAGAATTCCTGTGAAGAATGCAGGTAAGCCGGATGATCCTGCACCTCCTCAAGTTTCTATGTAA
- a CDS encoding TIGR02757 family protein, producing the protein MSLSQKEILLKKKLDHHYKYFDSSKISPDPLEFPRRYKNFYDAEISAFISSVFAYGNVKQIINSLEKIHGLMDNQPYKFVADYSFESGMKLFRSIKHRFYTSEDIANLFFALNYIYSNYGSSRYFFLLYYFEKDLNLKNAISFFSHHFLEIISKKGRVTHGIKFMFPDPYKGSACKRMNLFLRWMIRKDELDLGLWTEIPPSKLVIPVDTHVAKICTKLKLTKQKAVSWKMAEEITEKLRKFDPCDPVKYDFAICHIGMRRMSF; encoded by the coding sequence TTGTCTTTATCACAAAAAGAAATTCTGCTCAAGAAAAAGTTAGATCATCATTATAAATATTTTGATAGCAGTAAAATCTCTCCTGATCCATTAGAATTCCCGCGCAGGTATAAAAATTTTTACGATGCAGAAATCTCCGCATTCATCTCTTCTGTCTTTGCGTATGGAAATGTAAAACAAATTATCAACTCTCTAGAAAAAATTCATGGACTGATGGATAATCAACCGTATAAGTTTGTCGCGGATTATTCTTTCGAAAGTGGGATGAAATTATTTCGTTCAATTAAGCACCGTTTCTATACAAGCGAAGACATTGCAAATTTATTTTTTGCTTTGAATTATATTTACAGCAATTACGGTTCATCAAGATATTTCTTTCTCCTTTACTACTTCGAAAAAGATTTAAATCTCAAGAATGCAATATCATTTTTCTCACATCACTTTTTGGAGATTATTTCTAAGAAGGGAAGAGTAACACATGGGATTAAATTTATGTTTCCTGATCCTTATAAAGGAAGCGCATGTAAAAGAATGAATTTATTCCTTAGATGGATGATTCGTAAAGATGAACTTGATCTTGGATTATGGACTGAAATTCCTCCGTCTAAACTTGTAATCCCTGTAGATACACATGTAGCAAAGATTTGTACAAAACTTAAACTTACAAAGCAAAAAGCAGTATCATGGAAAATGGCTGAAGAAATAACCGAAAAATTAAGAAAGTTTGATCCTTGCGATCCAGTAAAATATGATTTTGCCATTTGCCACATTGGAATGAGAAGGATGAGTTTTTAA
- a CDS encoding MFS transporter: MANKNKATLGIIFLTIFIDLMGFGILIPILPTFASKELGISNFGIGSVVAAYSLMQFIFNPIMGKLSDKIGRRPVILVTQLMTAISYLIFAFSNSFLLLFFSRMLAGLGGSNIGVAQAYIADITTKEERAKGMGIIGAAFGLGFVFGPVIGAYLAKYGYHVAGLGSAFFTLSAFSFAFFRLPESLKEKKNDEKIKIKIFDFTFAKQVLTNPSISFLIILLFLIIFSIANVFGTFAILGYKFYHFTDQQNGMLFGIVGLVGAIVQAGLIRLISQKLKDKTIVLIGIFFMIIGLGFLPYGGNFSGVAIVISIMAVGTGILQPIIPSMISKYSPEIQQGAVLGFSQSISALARVLGPLWGGFSYDVLGYQFPFITGAFFTLITFIISFFMLKSYKMKVVENV; this comes from the coding sequence ATGGCTAATAAAAATAAAGCAACGCTCGGCATAATCTTCTTAACAATTTTTATTGATCTGATGGGATTTGGTATTCTGATTCCAATTCTGCCAACTTTTGCAAGTAAAGAACTTGGAATATCAAATTTTGGAATCGGATCAGTAGTTGCTGCTTATTCTCTGATGCAATTCATCTTCAATCCGATTATGGGTAAACTATCTGATAAGATTGGAAGACGCCCGGTAATATTAGTAACACAGTTGATGACTGCTATTTCATATTTAATTTTTGCATTTTCAAATTCCTTTTTACTCCTTTTCTTTTCAAGAATGTTAGCCGGCCTTGGCGGAAGTAACATTGGCGTTGCCCAGGCTTATATTGCAGATATTACAACAAAAGAAGAACGTGCAAAAGGAATGGGAATTATTGGCGCTGCATTCGGATTAGGTTTTGTTTTTGGACCTGTTATTGGTGCATATCTTGCAAAATACGGTTATCACGTTGCAGGATTAGGGAGTGCATTTTTCACTCTAAGTGCTTTCTCGTTTGCGTTTTTTAGATTGCCCGAGTCGTTAAAAGAAAAAAAGAATGATGAAAAAATTAAAATTAAAATTTTTGATTTTACATTTGCCAAACAAGTATTAACAAATCCTTCAATTAGTTTTTTAATTATTCTTTTATTTCTAATCATCTTTTCGATAGCAAATGTTTTTGGAACTTTTGCCATACTAGGTTACAAATTCTATCATTTTACAGATCAGCAAAACGGAATGCTTTTTGGTATTGTGGGATTAGTTGGTGCTATTGTTCAAGCCGGACTTATCCGATTGATTTCTCAAAAATTAAAAGACAAAACAATTGTACTTATCGGCATTTTTTTCATGATTATTGGATTAGGTTTTCTTCCGTACGGTGGTAATTTCTCTGGTGTTGCAATAGTAATTTCAATTATGGCTGTTGGTACAGGAATTCTTCAACCGATTATTCCTAGTATGATTTCAAAATACTCTCCTGAAATTCAGCAGGGTGCTGTATTAGGATTCAGCCAATCAATATCCGCATTGGCACGAGTACTTGGTCCGCTGTGGGGTGGATTTTCTTATGATGTTTTAGGTTACCAATTTCCATTTATTACTGGTGCATTTTTTACGTTAATAACATTTATTATTTCTTTTTTCATGTTGAAGTCTTATAAAATGAAAGTTGTAGAAAATGTTTAA
- a CDS encoding aldehyde dehydrogenase family protein produces MDFLKVLGIKEENFGASTGLNWFHTKDQGVINVISPTDNKPIAKVFLASEKDYDNIVVKAHEAFKYWRTVPAPKRGEVVRQIGLKLREYKQPLGTLVSYEMGKSLQEGLGEVQEMIDICDFAVGLSRQLYGNTMMSERENHRMYDQYHPLGVVGIITAFNFPVAVWAWNSALATVCGDSNLWKPSSKTPLCAIAVQNILSDVIKENNLPEGLFSLIIGKGSTIGEKFLNDKRVPLISLTGSTNVGKHASEVIGKRFGKAILELGGNNAIIMTKNADLKIAVPAVVFGAVGTAGQRCTSTRRLIVHEEIYEKVKDVLVNAYKSLKIGNPLDEKNHVGPLIDKGAVEEFKYALKQVEKEGGKIIFGGEVLSENGYESGCYVKPAIVEAENNFKIVQEETFAPILYLIKYKGDVQNAIEIQNGVVQGLSSSIFTTDMREAETFLSHWGSDCGIANVNIGTSGAEIGGAFGGEKETGGGRESGSDAWKQYMRRQTNTINFGTKLPLAQGIKFDL; encoded by the coding sequence ATGGATTTCTTAAAAGTATTAGGTATTAAAGAAGAAAATTTTGGAGCTTCAACCGGGTTAAATTGGTTTCATACAAAAGATCAAGGTGTGATTAATGTTATTTCTCCAACAGACAATAAACCGATCGCTAAAGTTTTTCTAGCTTCAGAAAAAGATTATGATAATATCGTAGTGAAAGCACACGAAGCATTTAAATATTGGAGAACTGTTCCAGCACCAAAACGCGGAGAAGTTGTTCGTCAGATCGGTTTGAAACTTAGAGAATATAAACAACCGCTTGGTACGCTTGTTTCTTACGAAATGGGAAAATCATTGCAGGAAGGATTAGGCGAAGTTCAAGAGATGATTGACATTTGTGATTTTGCTGTAGGGCTCTCGCGCCAACTTTATGGGAACACAATGATGAGTGAACGCGAGAATCATAGAATGTACGATCAATACCATCCGCTTGGAGTTGTTGGAATAATTACTGCATTCAATTTTCCGGTTGCAGTGTGGGCTTGGAATTCCGCACTTGCAACAGTGTGTGGTGATTCTAATCTTTGGAAACCGTCTTCGAAAACTCCGCTTTGTGCAATTGCTGTACAAAATATTTTATCAGATGTTATTAAAGAAAATAATTTACCGGAAGGATTATTTTCTCTTATTATTGGTAAAGGTTCTACAATTGGAGAAAAGTTTTTAAATGATAAAAGAGTTCCTCTCATTTCATTAACTGGATCAACAAATGTTGGTAAACATGCATCGGAAGTAATTGGGAAAAGATTCGGCAAAGCAATTCTTGAACTTGGCGGGAACAATGCAATCATCATGACAAAAAATGCCGATCTCAAAATTGCTGTTCCGGCTGTAGTTTTTGGTGCCGTTGGAACTGCCGGGCAGCGATGTACATCAACGAGACGATTGATAGTTCACGAAGAGATTTATGAAAAAGTAAAAGATGTTTTGGTTAATGCATATAAAAGTTTAAAAATTGGTAATCCGCTTGATGAAAAAAATCATGTTGGACCTTTAATTGATAAAGGAGCCGTTGAAGAATTTAAGTATGCGCTAAAACAAGTTGAAAAGGAAGGCGGGAAAATAATTTTTGGCGGAGAAGTTTTGAGTGAGAACGGATATGAATCTGGTTGTTATGTTAAACCCGCAATTGTTGAAGCTGAAAATAATTTTAAGATTGTTCAAGAAGAAACATTTGCGCCAATCTTATATTTAATCAAATACAAAGGTGATGTTCAAAACGCAATTGAAATTCAGAACGGAGTTGTACAAGGATTATCTTCTTCGATCTTTACAACAGATATGAGAGAAGCCGAAACATTTTTATCTCATTGGGGAAGTGATTGCGGAATCGCGAACGTGAATATCGGAACATCAGGTGCAGAGATCGGCGGTGCATTTGGTGGTGAAAAAGAAACCGGAGGTGGACGTGAGTCCGGCTCAGATGCATGGAAACAATATATGCGTCGTCAAACTAACACAATCAATTTTGGTACTAAACTTCCGCTGGCACAAGGAATTAAATTTGATTTGTGA
- the rsmI gene encoding 16S rRNA (cytidine(1402)-2'-O)-methyltransferase, with amino-acid sequence MDNGKLYVVATPIGNLGDITFRAVETLKSVNFIICEDTRVTKILLDHYQINKPLLVVNAHNESKSIEKILTKIISGESCALVSDAGTPCISDPGVRLINKVLSENIEVIGIPGASAAILALSICGLPTDSFVFEGFLPQKKGRQKKLKQLSEEERTIVLYESTYRIKKLLEELNLSMPDRLIVVVRELTKKFEETWRGTASQLLQNFEKRITKGEFVILLAPLNWKEI; translated from the coding sequence ATGGATAACGGAAAATTATATGTTGTAGCTACACCAATCGGCAACCTTGGTGATATTACATTCCGAGCAGTTGAAACATTGAAATCTGTAAATTTTATAATTTGTGAAGATACACGCGTAACAAAAATTCTGTTAGATCATTACCAAATCAATAAACCGCTGCTTGTTGTAAATGCCCATAACGAATCAAAAAGTATAGAGAAAATTTTGACAAAGATAATCTCCGGAGAATCTTGTGCGCTAGTTTCAGATGCCGGCACACCATGTATATCAGACCCGGGGGTTCGTCTAATAAATAAAGTATTATCGGAAAACATTGAAGTTATTGGAATCCCAGGTGCGAGTGCTGCAATTTTAGCGTTAAGTATTTGCGGACTTCCAACTGATTCTTTTGTATTCGAAGGATTTCTTCCTCAGAAAAAAGGAAGACAGAAGAAACTAAAACAACTTTCAGAAGAAGAAAGGACAATTGTCTTGTATGAATCAACATATAGAATTAAAAAACTGCTGGAAGAATTAAACTTAAGTATGCCGGATCGTTTAATAGTAGTTGTTCGAGAATTAACAAAAAAATTTGAGGAAACTTGGCGAGGGACAGCTTCTCAACTTTTGCAGAATTTTGAGAAAAGAATAACAAAAGGTGAATTTGTTATTTTGTTAGCACCTCTGAACTGGAAAGAAATTTAG
- the dusB gene encoding tRNA dihydrouridine synthase DusB: MFKVGKINIEKALLLAPMEDVTDIAFRRLCKELGADIVYTEFVNSDGLIRSNKKTERKLEITEDEHPVGIQIYGGNLDPMIEAAKIAESKNPDIIDINAGCWVKKIANRGAGAGLLKDPCYMQTMVESIVKAVQIPVTVKTRIGWDADSINILEVAKRIEDAGAAALTIHCRTKTQGHTGEPDWSWITRIKEVVKIPVALNGGVYTAEDVKRAFEVTNSDAVMIARGAIEHPWIFREAKELLSGENINFVSVEERINTALRHLRYSLEMKETKTAIIPFRKYYTGYLKGLNNSKEIRQELYKQTEYAPIEEILLGYLNKLKYHEQIENIS, translated from the coding sequence ATGTTTAAAGTAGGAAAAATAAATATTGAAAAAGCACTTCTTCTAGCTCCGATGGAAGATGTAACAGATATTGCATTCAGAAGACTTTGTAAAGAATTAGGTGCTGATATAGTCTACACAGAGTTTGTCAATTCAGACGGATTAATTCGGTCAAATAAAAAAACAGAAAGAAAACTTGAAATTACAGAAGATGAACATCCGGTTGGAATTCAAATCTATGGTGGAAATCTTGATCCAATGATTGAAGCTGCAAAAATTGCTGAATCGAAAAATCCTGATATAATTGATATTAATGCAGGTTGCTGGGTAAAAAAGATTGCAAACAGGGGAGCTGGTGCCGGGCTCCTTAAGGACCCTTGTTATATGCAAACAATGGTAGAGTCAATAGTGAAAGCAGTACAAATACCGGTAACAGTTAAAACTAGAATTGGTTGGGATGCGGATTCAATTAATATATTGGAAGTAGCTAAAAGGATTGAAGATGCAGGAGCTGCTGCTTTAACAATTCATTGCAGAACTAAAACTCAAGGACATACTGGAGAACCGGATTGGAGTTGGATTACTAGGATTAAAGAAGTTGTAAAAATTCCAGTGGCTTTAAACGGCGGAGTTTATACTGCAGAAGATGTCAAAAGAGCTTTTGAGGTAACAAATTCTGATGCTGTGATGATAGCCAGAGGAGCGATAGAACATCCTTGGATATTTAGAGAGGCAAAAGAATTGTTAAGTGGGGAAAATATTAATTTTGTTTCTGTTGAAGAAAGAATTAATACTGCATTGCGCCATCTTAGATATTCATTAGAAATGAAAGAAACGAAAACTGCTATAATTCCTTTTAGGAAATATTATACCGGTTATTTGAAAGGTCTTAACAATTCTAAAGAAATAAGGCAAGAACTTTACAAGCAAACTGAATATGCTCCCATAGAAGAAATTCTTTTAGGATATCTTAATAAACTCAAATACCATGAACAAATTGAAAATATTAGTTAA
- a CDS encoding pyridoxine 5'-phosphate synthase — translation MRFCLNVDHIATLRNARGETQPDPVTFALIAEQYGVDGIVVHLREDRRHINERDVRLLRELITTKLDLEMAAVDEIIKIACDVQPELATLVPERRQELTTEGGISVLDDIKNIRTTIQRLHDAEISVSLFIEPDINQIDAAAEINADFIEIHTGHYANAIGEEDIFDELERVRIAAKHAKKLGLGVNAGHGLNYNNMKEFVAISEIDEVSIGHAVLARAVFVGVEQAIKEMIALVRMK, via the coding sequence ATGAGATTCTGTTTAAACGTTGATCACATTGCAACATTGCGAAATGCACGTGGAGAAACACAACCCGATCCTGTAACATTTGCTCTAATTGCAGAACAGTATGGTGTGGATGGAATTGTTGTTCATCTCCGTGAAGATAGAAGACACATCAACGAACGCGATGTACGATTGCTTCGCGAACTTATCACTACAAAACTTGATCTTGAAATGGCAGCAGTGGATGAGATAATTAAAATTGCGTGTGATGTTCAACCCGAACTTGCGACTCTTGTTCCTGAACGAAGACAAGAATTAACAACTGAAGGCGGAATAAGTGTTCTTGATGATATAAAAAATATCCGCACAACAATTCAGAGATTACATGATGCAGAAATCTCTGTTTCTCTTTTTATTGAACCTGATATTAATCAAATTGATGCGGCGGCAGAAATTAATGCCGACTTTATTGAAATCCATACCGGGCATTATGCGAACGCTATTGGAGAGGAAGATATTTTTGATGAACTAGAACGTGTGCGTATTGCGGCAAAACATGCAAAGAAACTTGGTCTTGGTGTTAATGCCGGACACGGATTGAATTACAATAACATGAAAGAGTTTGTCGCAATATCAGAAATTGATGAAGTTAGTATTGGTCATGCTGTTCTTGCCCGCGCAGTTTTTGTTGGTGTTGAGCAAGCAATAAAAGAAATGATTGCGTTGGTAAGAATGAAATAA
- a CDS encoding adenine phosphoribosyltransferase: MELRSLIRDVPNFPKQGIIFKDITTLLKNPIGLNQVVEELLNFLHNKHITKVAGIESRGFILGGIVAQKLGAGFVPIRKPGKLPAACISESYSLEYGTDKIEIHKDAIQKDDKVLLHDDLLATGGTMEAACKLVERLGGEVVQISFLIELNFLSGREKLKNYDVRSIIQYDSE; this comes from the coding sequence ATGGAACTTAGAAGTTTAATACGCGATGTACCTAATTTTCCGAAACAAGGAATAATTTTTAAGGACATAACTACACTTCTTAAAAATCCAATAGGTCTTAATCAGGTAGTAGAAGAATTGCTTAACTTCCTTCATAATAAACACATAACAAAGGTAGCTGGAATAGAATCGCGTGGCTTTATATTAGGTGGAATTGTTGCTCAAAAGCTCGGAGCGGGATTTGTGCCCATTCGAAAACCCGGGAAATTACCTGCCGCATGTATCTCAGAAAGTTACTCACTTGAATATGGAACTGATAAAATTGAGATTCACAAAGATGCAATTCAAAAAGATGACAAAGTCTTGCTCCATGATGATCTTCTAGCAACAGGAGGAACAATGGAAGCGGCGTGTAAATTAGTGGAAAGATTAGGCGGGGAAGTTGTACAGATTTCGTTTCTGATTGAACTCAATTTCTTAAGTGGTAGGGAAAAATTAAAAAATTATGATGTACGCTCAATAATTCAGTACGACTCTGAATAG